Proteins from one Anastrepha obliqua isolate idAnaObli1 chromosome 2, idAnaObli1_1.0, whole genome shotgun sequence genomic window:
- the LOC129239692 gene encoding uncharacterized protein LOC129239692 isoform X3 produces MRRAGYRSRIARREAKVNDYKGIEFTKEYKNKPSNAIFSDILQTDGRIRVWRKPNSEFDKSDTKDPIEVYDTLLSDRTSQDSVKQNDAFNKRLIRHVRRHRILYDPAYANFSSAEAKLVVWEKIAKQMRCDADVCRNAWINLRYCYQKYVRRLRKFFANKRGDKRLHRPAMAFETEMLFLWRFISDKAYCPLPYNEKKVEKEEPPAEHIVEDDDIVVLEDDVEVIDLDDDATNIARPFTKQFKTQFQITPEIRRLLASIEPYEELYDSYHRYYQDYRRKGIIWNAIANEVGDKATKLMKCWIQIQTRYEWEITQRLLYSDESATRPETELESLLTFFKPHILKMPNTVYKSSYFLKQAWHEPIDHFKNIFSLLVAMKKYPAVISLTETVTKGFASNNGVAVSANYATIWGDVATARGGSVTPGQCEATWIILRTFYWELVNMRKHSYQLQDKWYFETIISELYALAKAQKMLRTKSKQNVGTHILSSICADESPTPSPPLPPPASEPTSNTNQLINQKPISQSKVVTITLGAPVAPVLPVAPALPAPPVLPAPPVLPVAPVLPAPPVLPIAPALPVAPVTSLASVTPINRIMDTIPAPIAPLMPSTIVPIPVNFDEDKISCSKIETKSKQFENIIPTATTTTTPTTTTLPSSNLLVTLRTARPMARTKTTQLDSQPSYPQSNSPQIRVKSHAELHAESPPVKMFVSECPQLPIQAQNPAPTKLAVPQTSQLQLRLQAPPKVPNPLQTITLPCIPHPQQAQFQMLPLTPIQAQSKAASKAQSNMQTQSQIIPTNMGQLLPPVAIEPPCVQNQTLPLDTIKTPKIVSAVSLAPRASFSAPFTNKGLQITAVASGNSATPPPPPPLLPMRATAPNVPVSAAPTSSRPPLPTLEPLSRALGTAGILNLPFPLPDKTNIVKCPPPLNMLNSNPITAVAPVPNINAIAPLPTVQQPTVTANTMPTTANAQPTASRPSLEPAIPTTILPRPRIIPASQLNANEIMIELISSVNGNQLVVHGPPLEQRYSLPMSTTALLIREVLSIPYLHKKDYNKPAQVHMCWLYLAKRFNLPVHICKACWNFLSENFTHFPQIAPIEELTKPVKVGIKVWRESAVYFQTFNEKAAQLRLPNIKNAVEKFFDNIRDQTENIPRIPGKKLTFAVDWQEAARQTNARVSNKLWFATWNLFRSAFAKFMRDLEVGVVNYWCLEWWRVLAKLDFFIEELYHNMEPFYYIIRNKMFAECERCIREEQKLNAGLLKMETVQPLLQTIPDIDCYRVIQAVRRYPQIYQKATEDEKNKAWEQVAMELQTSVTSCRFAFQYALKNYRLYAARDPANRCRLNHRYYKHMSEIYRAIKPIKKLNIKTPSELNQSVGDGIESNEPVFPERFIMDINMSNSSSNVVMKNWGYGLNANVPTEKLQELFDKYRSSAVPAAGSCSEQQVKKSEPETEYSM; encoded by the exons ATGAGACGTGCCGGGTATAGGTCACGAATAGCTCGAAGGGAAGCAAAAGTCAATGACTATAAAGGGATAGAGTTCAcaaaggaatataaaaataagccaAGCAACGCCATTTTCAGCGACATTTTACAAACGGATGGACGGATTCGAGTCTGGAGAAAACCCAATAGCGAATTCGATAAAAGCGATACA AAAGATCCAATTGAAGTATATGACACGCTCCTAAGTGACAGAACATCACAGGATTCCGTCAAGCAAAATGACGCGTTCAATAAGCGACTCATACGCCACGTGCGAAGGCATCGAATACTCTATGATCCGGCGTACGCAAATTTTTCCAGCGCCGAAGCTAAATTGGTAGTGTGGGAGAAAATAGCGAAGCAAATGAGATGTGATG CTGATGTCTGTAGGAATGCTTGGATAAATTTACGTTATTGCTATCAGAAATATGTGCGTCGATTGCGTAAATTCTTTGCCAATAAAAGAGGCGACAAGCGCCTGCATAGGCCGGCTATGGCATTCGAGACTGAAATGCTCTTTCTTTGGCGCTTCATTTCGGATAA aGCTTATTGTCCTTTGCCATATAATGAAAAGAAGGTGGAAAAAGAAGAGCCGCCAGCAGAACATATCGTAGAGGATGATGATATTGTAGTGTTAGAGGATGACGTCGAAGTAATTGATTTGGATGACGATGCGACTAATATTGCAAGACCGTTCACGAAACAATTCAAGACTCAATTCCAAATCACGCCCGAGATCAGGCGGCTATTGGCTAGTATAGAACCCTACGAAGAGTTGTATGACAGCTATCACAGATATTACCAGGACTACCGACGTAAGGGCATCATTTGGAATGCGATTGCGAACGAAGTGGGTGACAAAG caaccaaattaatgaaatgttGGATTCAAATACAAACCCGTTACGAGTGGGAAATTACGCAACGGCTTCTTTATAGTGACGAGTCAGCTACGCGGCCTGAAACCGAGCTAGAAAGTCTGTTGACATTCTTCAAGCCACATATACTGAAAAT GCCCAATACTGTATATAAATCTTCATACTTCCTTAAGCAGGCCTGGCACGAGCCCATTGATCATTTTAAGAATATCTTTAGTCTGTTGGTGGCTATGAAGAAATATCCAGCGGTAATTTCACTTACCGAAACGGTCACGAAAGGATTCGCATCAAACAACGGCGTCGCTGTTAGTGCCAACTACGCAACCATTTGGGGCGATGTTGCCACGGCAAGGG GTGGTTCGGTAACGCCTGGCCAATGTGAAGCCACTTGGATTATTTTGCGCACATTCTACTGGGAGCTGGTCAATATGCGCAAACACAGCTATCAGCTACAGGACAAGTGGTATTTTGAGACAATTATATCCGAATTGTATGCGCTGGCGAAGGCGCAAAAGATGTTGCGCACAAAATCGAAGCAAAACGTTGGAACGCACATTTTGTCGTCGATATGTGCGGATGAGTCGCCTACACCGTCACCACCGCTACCACCACCTGCATCTGAACCAACAAGTAATACTAACCAACTGATCAATCAAAAACCAATTAGTCAATCAAAAGTCGTCACCATTACTTTGGGAGCGCCAGTTGCGCCAGTTTTGCCAGTTGCGCCCGCTTTGCCAGCTCCGCCCGTTTTGCCAGCTCCGCCCGTTTTACCAGTTGCGCCCGTTTTGCCAGCTCCGCCCGTTTTACCAATTGCGCCCGCTTTGCCAGTTGCGCCAGTTACGTCACTAGCGTCAGTTACGCCAATAAACCGCATTATGGACACTATTCCAGCACCAATCGCACCTCTAATGCCAAGCACCATCGTACCTATACCGGTTAACTTCGATGAGGATAAAATAAGTTGTTCAAAAATCGAAACGAAAAGTAAGCAGTTCGAAAACATTATCCCCACTGCTACTACTACTACGACCCCCACTACCACCACCTTACCCTCGTCGAACTTATTGGTCACGCTGAGAACCGCACGACCGATGGCTCGTACCAAAACCACGCAACTTGACTCGCAACCCAGTTACCCACAATCGAATTCCCCACAGATTCGCGTAAAATCACATGCAGAGCTGCACGCAGAATCGCCACCAGTAAAAATGTTTGTCTCAGAGTGTCCACAGCTCCCAATTCAAGCTCAAAATCCAGCTCCGACTAAGCTGGCAGTGCCACAGACATCGCAACTTCAACTACGCTTACAAGCACCACCGAAGGTGCCAAATCCACTGCAAACCATAACACTGCCATGCATACCACATCCACAACAAGCACAATTTCAAATGCTCCCGCTCACGCCAATCCAAGCGCAATCGAAGGCGGCATCTAAAGCTCAATCAAATATGCAGACTCAAAGTCAAATTATACCCACCAATATGGGCCAGCTATTGCCACCTGTTGCAATCGAGCCACCATGCGTCCAAAATCAAACATTACCATTAGATACGATTAAAACGCCAAAAATTGTGTCGGCCGTTAGCTTGGCACCGCGTGCATCCTTCTCTGCGCCTTTCACCAATAAAGGTTTACAAATAACTGCGGTCGCATCTGGCAATTCTGctacaccaccaccaccaccaccactccTGCCAATGCGCGCTACTGCTCCGAATGTGCCCGTATCTGCTGCACCAACATCGTCTAGGCCGCCGTTGCCCACGCTGGAGCCACTCTCAAGGGCGTTGGGCACTGCAGGCATTTTAAATCTACCATTTCCATTGCCGGATAAAACAAATATTGTCAAATGTCCACCACCTTTAAATATGCTCAACAGTAATCCGATCACGGCTGTGGCGCCCGTGCCAAACATTAATGCTATTGCGCCGCTTCCCACTGTGCAGCAGCCTACTGTAACTGCAAATACTATGCCGACGACTGCAAATGCCCAGCCGACGGCGTCACGGCCTTCACTCGAACCGGCAATACCAACTACAATTCTGCCTCGTCCTCGTATAATACCAGCCTCACAGCTGAATGCTAACGAAATTATGATCGAGTTAATTAGTTCGGTGAATGGCAATCAATTGGTTGTGCATGGCCCACCATTGGAACAGAGATATTCGCTGCCAATGAGCACAACAGCGCTATTAATCAGagaagtgctatccattccatACCTGCACAAGAAGGACTACAATAAGCCAGCGCAGGTTCATATGTGTTGGCTATATTTGGCTAAGCGTTTCAACTTGCCCG TGCATATTTGCAAGGCCTGCTGGAATTTCCTATCAGAAAACTTCACACATTTCCCTCAAATCGCGCCTATAGAAGAGCTAACGAAACCCGTCAAGGTCGGCATTAAAGTGTGGCGAGAGTCGGCCGTATACTTTCAAACATTCAATGAGAAAGCAG CCCAATTGCGATTgccaaacatcaaaaatgccgtTGAAAAATTCTTCGACAACATCAGAGATCAGACGGAAAATATTCCCCGAATACCTGGAAAGAAATTAACATTTGCCGTCGATTGGCAAGAGGCAGCCAGACAAACGAATGCGCGCGTGTCCAACA AGCTTTGGTTCGCCACATGGAATCTGTTCAGGAGCGCATTCGCTAAATTTATGCGCGACTTGGAGGTTGGTGTCGTCAACTACTGGTGTCTGGAATGGTGGCGCGTATTGGCCAAGCTGGATTTTTTCATAGAAGAACTCTATCATAATATGGAACCTTTTTACTATATCATacgaaataaaatgtttgccgAATGTGAACGGTGTATCAGGGAGGAGCAGAAATTGAATGCGGGCTTATTGAAAATGGAAACTGTACAGCCGTTGCTGCAAACGATACCCGACATAGATTGCTACCGAGTGATTCAGGCCGTGCGCCGTTATCCGCAAATTTACCAAAAGGCCACCGAGGATGAGAAGAATAAAGCGTGGGAACAAGTTGCGATGGAATTGCAAACGAGTG TGACTTCTTGCCGTTTCGCATTCCAATACGCCCTGAAAAACTATCGTCTTTATGCAGCGCGCGATCCTGCGAATCGTTGTCGTCTCAATCATCGCTACTATAAACATATGTCCGAAATATATCGAGCTATAAaacctataaaaaaattgaatatcaaAACGCCATCTGAACTGAACCAATCGGTAGGTGATGGTATCGAGTCAAATGAACCAGTATTCCCCGAGCGCTTCATTATGGATATTAATATGAGCAACAGCAGCTCAAATGTGGTTATGAAAAATTGGGGATACGGTCTGAACGCGAACGTACCGACGGAGAAATTGCAAGAGCTCTTTGACAAATATCGCTCGTCTGCTGTGCCCGCTGCCGGAAGCTGTTCAGAACAGCAAGTAAAGAAATCAGAGCCAGAAACGGAGTATAGTATGTAG
- the LOC129239692 gene encoding uncharacterized protein LOC129239692 isoform X2: MGRKEANTTNAERKIILHMYNEGKSCGEIGQALNRSRFTIYSIIKRSKGEINVQRRCLTGRPRKLSLSDEGHIIRQIKENPQITTTQVVAKLFEEINKKVHPKTVLRVMRRAGYRSRIARREAKVNDYKGIEFTKEYKNKPSNAIFSDILQTDGRIRVWRKPNSEFDKSDTKDPIEVYDTLLSDRTSQDSVKQNDAFNKRLIRHVRRHRILYDPAYANFSSAEAKLVVWEKIAKQMRCDADVCRNAWINLRYCYQKYVRRLRKFFANKRGDKRLHRPAMAFETEMLFLWRFISDKAYCPLPYNEKKVEKEEPPAEHIVEDDDIVVLEDDVEVIDLDDDATNIARPFTKQFKTQFQITPEIRRLLASIEPYEELYDSYHRYYQDYRRKGIIWNAIANEVGDKATKLMKCWIQIQTRYEWEITQRLLYSDESATRPETELESLLTFFKPHILKMPNTVYKSSYFLKQAWHEPIDHFKNIFSLLVAMKKYPAVISLTETVTKGFASNNGVAVSANYATIWGDVATARGGSVTPGQCEATWIILRTFYWELVNMRKHSYQLQDKWYFETIISELYALAKAQKMLRTKSKQNVGTHILSSICADESPTPSPPLPPPASEPTSNTNQLINQKPISQSKVVTITLGAPVAPVLPVAPALPAPPVLPAPPVLPVAPVLPAPPVLPIAPALPVAPVTSLASVTPINRIMDTIPAPIAPLMPSTIVPIPVNFDEDKISCSKIETKSKQFENIIPTATTTTTPTTTTLPSSNLLVTLRTARPMARTKTTQLDSQPSYPQSNSPQIRVKSHAELHAESPPVKMFVSECPQLPIQAQNPAPTKLAVPQTSQLQLRLQAPPKVPNPLQTITLPCIPHPQQAQFQMLPLTPIQAQSKAASKAQSNMQTQSQIIPTNMGQLLPPVAIEPPCVQNQTLPLDTIKTPKIVSAVSLAPRASFSAPFTNKGLQITAVASGNSATPPPPPPLLPMRATAPNVPVSAAPTSSRPPLPTLEPLSRALGTAGILNLPFPLPDKTNIVKCPPPLNMLNSNPITAVAPVPNINAIAPLPTVQQPTVTANTMPTTANAQPTASRPSLEPAIPTTILPRPRIIPASQLNANEIMIELISSVNGNQLVVHGPPLEQRYSLPMSTTALLIREVLSIPYLHKKDYNKPAQVHMCWLYLAKRFNLPVHICKACWNFLSENFTHFPQIAPIEELTKPVKVGIKVWRESAVYFQTFNEKAAQLRLPNIKNAVEKFFDNIRDQTENIPRIPGKKLTFAVDWQEAARQTNARVSNKLWFATWNLFRSAFAKFMRDLEVGVVNYWCLEWWRVLAKLDFFIEELYHNMEPFYYIIRNKMFAECERCIREEQKLNAGLLKMETVQPLLQTIPDIDCYRVIQAVRRYPQIYQKATEDEKNKAWEQVAMELQTSVTSCRFAFQYALKNYRLYAARDPANRCRLNHRYYKHMSEIYRAIKPIKKLNIKTPSELNQSVGDGIESNEPVFPERFIMDINMSNSSSNVVMKNWGYGLNANVPTEKLQELFDKYRSSAVPAAGSCSEQQVKKSEPETEYSM, from the exons ATGGGTCGGAAAGAAGCAAACACAACTAAcgctgaaagaaaaataattttgcatatgTATAATGAGGGCAAATCATGTGGAGAAATCGGCCAAGCGTTGAATCGAAGTCGTTTTACTATTTATAGCATAATAAAACGTTCTAAAGGGGAAATAAATGTGCAGCGCCGATGTCTTACTGGAAGACCTCGCAAATTGAGCCTCAGTGATGAAGGCCATATAATAAGACAAATAAAAGAGAATCCACAAATTACAACAACGCAAGTAGTAGCAAaactttttgaagaaattaataaaaaagtccaTCCGAAAACAGTTCTCAGGGTCATGAGACGTGCCGGGTATAGGTCACGAATAGCTCGAAGGGAAGCAAAAGTCAATGACTATAAAGGGATAGAGTTCAcaaaggaatataaaaataagccaAGCAACGCCATTTTCAGCGACATTTTACAAACGGATGGACGGATTCGAGTCTGGAGAAAACCCAATAGCGAATTCGATAAAAGCGATACA AAAGATCCAATTGAAGTATATGACACGCTCCTAAGTGACAGAACATCACAGGATTCCGTCAAGCAAAATGACGCGTTCAATAAGCGACTCATACGCCACGTGCGAAGGCATCGAATACTCTATGATCCGGCGTACGCAAATTTTTCCAGCGCCGAAGCTAAATTGGTAGTGTGGGAGAAAATAGCGAAGCAAATGAGATGTGATG CTGATGTCTGTAGGAATGCTTGGATAAATTTACGTTATTGCTATCAGAAATATGTGCGTCGATTGCGTAAATTCTTTGCCAATAAAAGAGGCGACAAGCGCCTGCATAGGCCGGCTATGGCATTCGAGACTGAAATGCTCTTTCTTTGGCGCTTCATTTCGGATAA aGCTTATTGTCCTTTGCCATATAATGAAAAGAAGGTGGAAAAAGAAGAGCCGCCAGCAGAACATATCGTAGAGGATGATGATATTGTAGTGTTAGAGGATGACGTCGAAGTAATTGATTTGGATGACGATGCGACTAATATTGCAAGACCGTTCACGAAACAATTCAAGACTCAATTCCAAATCACGCCCGAGATCAGGCGGCTATTGGCTAGTATAGAACCCTACGAAGAGTTGTATGACAGCTATCACAGATATTACCAGGACTACCGACGTAAGGGCATCATTTGGAATGCGATTGCGAACGAAGTGGGTGACAAAG caaccaaattaatgaaatgttGGATTCAAATACAAACCCGTTACGAGTGGGAAATTACGCAACGGCTTCTTTATAGTGACGAGTCAGCTACGCGGCCTGAAACCGAGCTAGAAAGTCTGTTGACATTCTTCAAGCCACATATACTGAAAAT GCCCAATACTGTATATAAATCTTCATACTTCCTTAAGCAGGCCTGGCACGAGCCCATTGATCATTTTAAGAATATCTTTAGTCTGTTGGTGGCTATGAAGAAATATCCAGCGGTAATTTCACTTACCGAAACGGTCACGAAAGGATTCGCATCAAACAACGGCGTCGCTGTTAGTGCCAACTACGCAACCATTTGGGGCGATGTTGCCACGGCAAGGG GTGGTTCGGTAACGCCTGGCCAATGTGAAGCCACTTGGATTATTTTGCGCACATTCTACTGGGAGCTGGTCAATATGCGCAAACACAGCTATCAGCTACAGGACAAGTGGTATTTTGAGACAATTATATCCGAATTGTATGCGCTGGCGAAGGCGCAAAAGATGTTGCGCACAAAATCGAAGCAAAACGTTGGAACGCACATTTTGTCGTCGATATGTGCGGATGAGTCGCCTACACCGTCACCACCGCTACCACCACCTGCATCTGAACCAACAAGTAATACTAACCAACTGATCAATCAAAAACCAATTAGTCAATCAAAAGTCGTCACCATTACTTTGGGAGCGCCAGTTGCGCCAGTTTTGCCAGTTGCGCCCGCTTTGCCAGCTCCGCCCGTTTTGCCAGCTCCGCCCGTTTTACCAGTTGCGCCCGTTTTGCCAGCTCCGCCCGTTTTACCAATTGCGCCCGCTTTGCCAGTTGCGCCAGTTACGTCACTAGCGTCAGTTACGCCAATAAACCGCATTATGGACACTATTCCAGCACCAATCGCACCTCTAATGCCAAGCACCATCGTACCTATACCGGTTAACTTCGATGAGGATAAAATAAGTTGTTCAAAAATCGAAACGAAAAGTAAGCAGTTCGAAAACATTATCCCCACTGCTACTACTACTACGACCCCCACTACCACCACCTTACCCTCGTCGAACTTATTGGTCACGCTGAGAACCGCACGACCGATGGCTCGTACCAAAACCACGCAACTTGACTCGCAACCCAGTTACCCACAATCGAATTCCCCACAGATTCGCGTAAAATCACATGCAGAGCTGCACGCAGAATCGCCACCAGTAAAAATGTTTGTCTCAGAGTGTCCACAGCTCCCAATTCAAGCTCAAAATCCAGCTCCGACTAAGCTGGCAGTGCCACAGACATCGCAACTTCAACTACGCTTACAAGCACCACCGAAGGTGCCAAATCCACTGCAAACCATAACACTGCCATGCATACCACATCCACAACAAGCACAATTTCAAATGCTCCCGCTCACGCCAATCCAAGCGCAATCGAAGGCGGCATCTAAAGCTCAATCAAATATGCAGACTCAAAGTCAAATTATACCCACCAATATGGGCCAGCTATTGCCACCTGTTGCAATCGAGCCACCATGCGTCCAAAATCAAACATTACCATTAGATACGATTAAAACGCCAAAAATTGTGTCGGCCGTTAGCTTGGCACCGCGTGCATCCTTCTCTGCGCCTTTCACCAATAAAGGTTTACAAATAACTGCGGTCGCATCTGGCAATTCTGctacaccaccaccaccaccaccactccTGCCAATGCGCGCTACTGCTCCGAATGTGCCCGTATCTGCTGCACCAACATCGTCTAGGCCGCCGTTGCCCACGCTGGAGCCACTCTCAAGGGCGTTGGGCACTGCAGGCATTTTAAATCTACCATTTCCATTGCCGGATAAAACAAATATTGTCAAATGTCCACCACCTTTAAATATGCTCAACAGTAATCCGATCACGGCTGTGGCGCCCGTGCCAAACATTAATGCTATTGCGCCGCTTCCCACTGTGCAGCAGCCTACTGTAACTGCAAATACTATGCCGACGACTGCAAATGCCCAGCCGACGGCGTCACGGCCTTCACTCGAACCGGCAATACCAACTACAATTCTGCCTCGTCCTCGTATAATACCAGCCTCACAGCTGAATGCTAACGAAATTATGATCGAGTTAATTAGTTCGGTGAATGGCAATCAATTGGTTGTGCATGGCCCACCATTGGAACAGAGATATTCGCTGCCAATGAGCACAACAGCGCTATTAATCAGagaagtgctatccattccatACCTGCACAAGAAGGACTACAATAAGCCAGCGCAGGTTCATATGTGTTGGCTATATTTGGCTAAGCGTTTCAACTTGCCCG TGCATATTTGCAAGGCCTGCTGGAATTTCCTATCAGAAAACTTCACACATTTCCCTCAAATCGCGCCTATAGAAGAGCTAACGAAACCCGTCAAGGTCGGCATTAAAGTGTGGCGAGAGTCGGCCGTATACTTTCAAACATTCAATGAGAAAGCAG CCCAATTGCGATTgccaaacatcaaaaatgccgtTGAAAAATTCTTCGACAACATCAGAGATCAGACGGAAAATATTCCCCGAATACCTGGAAAGAAATTAACATTTGCCGTCGATTGGCAAGAGGCAGCCAGACAAACGAATGCGCGCGTGTCCAACA AGCTTTGGTTCGCCACATGGAATCTGTTCAGGAGCGCATTCGCTAAATTTATGCGCGACTTGGAGGTTGGTGTCGTCAACTACTGGTGTCTGGAATGGTGGCGCGTATTGGCCAAGCTGGATTTTTTCATAGAAGAACTCTATCATAATATGGAACCTTTTTACTATATCATacgaaataaaatgtttgccgAATGTGAACGGTGTATCAGGGAGGAGCAGAAATTGAATGCGGGCTTATTGAAAATGGAAACTGTACAGCCGTTGCTGCAAACGATACCCGACATAGATTGCTACCGAGTGATTCAGGCCGTGCGCCGTTATCCGCAAATTTACCAAAAGGCCACCGAGGATGAGAAGAATAAAGCGTGGGAACAAGTTGCGATGGAATTGCAAACGAGTG TGACTTCTTGCCGTTTCGCATTCCAATACGCCCTGAAAAACTATCGTCTTTATGCAGCGCGCGATCCTGCGAATCGTTGTCGTCTCAATCATCGCTACTATAAACATATGTCCGAAATATATCGAGCTATAAaacctataaaaaaattgaatatcaaAACGCCATCTGAACTGAACCAATCGGTAGGTGATGGTATCGAGTCAAATGAACCAGTATTCCCCGAGCGCTTCATTATGGATATTAATATGAGCAACAGCAGCTCAAATGTGGTTATGAAAAATTGGGGATACGGTCTGAACGCGAACGTACCGACGGAGAAATTGCAAGAGCTCTTTGACAAATATCGCTCGTCTGCTGTGCCCGCTGCCGGAAGCTGTTCAGAACAGCAAGTAAAGAAATCAGAGCCAGAAACGGAGTATAGTATGTAG